In a genomic window of Panthera tigris isolate Pti1 chromosome D4, P.tigris_Pti1_mat1.1, whole genome shotgun sequence:
- the IFNE gene encoding interferon epsilon: MINKHFFEIVSVLLASSTIFSLELKLALFQQRVNRESLKLLSTLQSSSIQQCLPHRKNFLLPQRSVNPRQYQKGQALAILHEMLQQIFNLFRANTSSGGWEESHVEKFLTELHQQLEYLETLTGLEAEQDSSILGSENVRLPIKMYFQRIHDYLESQEYSSCAWTIVRGEINRCLFFALQLIRKISKRGMHSSKNEEHEPRADFRSIG, from the coding sequence ATGATTAACAAGCATTTCTTTGAAATTGTGTCGGTGCTGTTGGCCTCTTCTACTATCTTCTCCCTAGAGTTGAAACTGGCTCTCTTCCAACAAAGAGTAAACAGAGAGAGTTTAAAACTCTTGAGTACATTGCAAAGCTCATCAATTCAGCAGTGTCTGCCACACAGGAAAAACTTCCTGCTTCCCCAGCGGTCTGTGAATCCTCGCCAGTACCAGAAAGGACAAGCACTGGCCATTCTTCACGAGATGCTTCAGCAGATCTTCAACCTCTTCAGGGCAAATACTTCTTCGGGTGGTTGGGAGGAAAGCCACGTGGAGAAGTTCCTCACTGAGCTTCATCAACAGCTGGAATACCTAGAAACACTCACAGGCCTGGAAGCAGAGCAGGACAGCAGCATCTTGGGGAGTGAGAACGTTAGGTTACCGATTAAAATGTACTTCCAAAGGATCCACGATTACCTGGAAAGCCAAGAGTACAGCAGCTGTGCCTGGACCATTGTTCGAGGAGAAATCAACCGGTGTCTCTTCTTTGCACTCCAGCTGATAAGAAAGATAAGCAAACGAGGAATGCATTCCTCGAAGAATGAGGAGCATGAGCCGAGGGCAGACTTTAGAAGCATAGGGTAG